The following coding sequences are from one Mus pahari chromosome X, PAHARI_EIJ_v1.1, whole genome shotgun sequence window:
- the Zfp92 gene encoding LOW QUALITY PROTEIN: zinc finger protein 92 homolog (The sequence of the model RefSeq protein was modified relative to this genomic sequence to represent the inferred CDS: inserted 1 base in 1 codon; deleted 1 base in 1 codon; substituted 2 bases at 2 genomic stop codons) has translation MAAILLRAKPKESVSFEDVSVYFTKTEWKLLDLKQRNLYKQVMLVSLGLVFSKPNLVSQLEXGEKPWIRDDGMESTARSCADELGNRIKTKTLTSKPKLFGRGLLRSTSGPSLQRRPHDFRPNPILRYQYSRIVDKRYLCQQCAKSFSHSFNLIKHRIIHSREKSYECSECGKQFQCSLALLEHQRIHSGNKPYECGECGKTFTHSSNLIKHQIIHSCEMRFVCHVSGKVFRHSFVLLEHTRIHSGERPFQCIECGKAFSRSSNLIEHQHIHSGRKPYICQECGKAFKGISQLIHHQLIHRSKRPFVCHECGMAFRGLAGLSXHQRVHSGXECSECGWAFVLWANLFKHQVVHGGVQLQHLTRGKGFQRKLLEHWRGLHGQRPQEAGEGSSAEPQPIDTNEKPQVCERCGQVFENKLLLCRHLRIHDNEDDKKQKPVISSTSVLEDKSLLSQHLEAQPTEESDTESSVVFMYAEKPHGPSSP, from the exons ATGGCCGCCATTCTTTTGAGGGCAAAGCCCAAGGAAAGTG TATCTTTTGAAGATGTGTCTGTGTACTTTACAAAGACAGAATGGAAGCTTCTGGATCTCAAACAGAGGAACCTCTACAAGCAGGTGATGCTGGTGTCATTGG GACTTGTTTTCTCCAAGCCTAACCTGGTATCCCAGCTGGAGTGAGGGGAGAAGCCCTGGATTAGGGATGATGGAATGGAGAGTACAGCAAGATCCTGTGCTGATGAGCTAG GGAATAGGATAAAGACCAAGACTCTGACTTCAAAACCAAAACTTTTTGGAAGAGGTCTCCTCAGAAGCACCTCGGGACCCTCATTGCAGAGACGTCCTCACGATTTCAGGCCAAATCCCATTTTAAGGTACCAATACTCCAGAATCGTGGATAAACGATATCTATGTCAGCAGTGTGCAAAATCCTTCAGCCACAGCTTCAATCTCATCAAACACCGGATTATCCACAGCAGAGAGAAATCTTATGAGTGCAGCGAGTGTGGTAAGCAGTTCCAGTGCAGCTTAGCGCTGCTGGAGCATCAGCGCATCCACAGTGGCAACAAGCCCTATGAATGTGGTGAGTGTGGCAAAACCTTCACACACAGCTCCAACCTCATCAAGCACCAGATCATCCACAGCTGTGAGATGCGGTTCGTGTGCCACGTGAGTGGTAAGGTGTTCAGGCACAGCTTTGTGCTGCTTGAGCACACGCGCATCCACAGTGGTGAGCGGCCCTTCCAGTGCATCGAATGCGGCAAGGCATTCAGCCGAAGCTCCAATCTCATCGAGCATCAGCACATCCACAGTGGCCGGAAGCCCTACATCTGCCAGGAGTGCGGGAAGGCCTTCAAGGGCATCTCGCAGCTCATCCACCACCAGCTCATCCACCGCAGCAAAAGGCCCTTCGTGTGCCATGAGTGCGGCATGGCCTTCCGAGGCCTCGCAGGGCTCAGTTAACACCAGCGGGTCCACAGCG GTGAGTGCAGCGAATGTGGCTGGGCCTTTGTTCTCTGGGCCAACCTCTTCAAGCACCAGGTGGTGCATGGTGGGGTGCAGCTCCAGCACCTCACTCGAGGGAAGGGATTCCAGCGCAAGCTCCTGGAGCATTGGCGGGGCCTCCATGGGCAGCGGCCCCAGGAGGCTGGAGAAGGTAGCTCTGCCGAACCCCAGCCCATCGATACCAATGAGAAGCCTCAAGTTTGTGAGCGCTGTGGCCAGGTCTTCGAGAACAAGTTGCTGTTGTGTCGACACTTGCGCATCCATGACAATGAAGATGAC AAAAAACAGAAGCCTGTTATTTCAAGCACCTCAGTTTTGGAGGATAAGTCATTGCTCAGCCAACATCTGGAAGCCCAGCCCACAGAGGAAAGCGACACCGAAAGCAGTGTAGTTTTCATGTATGCTGAGAAGCCCCACGGCCCATCTTCACCTTGA